A region from the Deinococcus budaensis genome encodes:
- a CDS encoding type III restriction endonuclease subunit M encodes MSQNAADNGNRQFILVQLPEPLDPAKAEQKTAADFCDSLGVPRNIAELTKERLRRAGAKVKAENPMFAGDTGFRVFKLDSSNLTGWDSDAARADLPGTLLRAEDNIKSGRTDTDVLYEVLLKLGLPLTTLIEERTVAGLPVQMVGGGVLMACLARRITAAQVPELGRGMADWLEAENAAGEAHVLFLDSAFENDTAKLNLGKYLTQRAEMLGRNWVVRSL; translated from the coding sequence ATGTCCCAGAACGCCGCCGACAATGGCAACCGTCAATTCATCCTTGTCCAACTTCCCGAACCGCTGGACCCGGCCAAAGCCGAGCAGAAAACCGCCGCCGACTTCTGCGACTCTCTCGGCGTGCCGCGCAACATTGCCGAGCTGACCAAGGAACGCCTGCGCCGGGCGGGGGCGAAGGTGAAGGCCGAGAATCCCATGTTCGCGGGCGACACGGGCTTCCGGGTGTTCAAGCTGGACAGCAGCAACCTGACGGGCTGGGACAGCGACGCGGCGCGGGCTGACCTGCCCGGCACCCTGCTGAGGGCCGAGGACAACATCAAGTCGGGCCGCACGGACACGGACGTGCTGTACGAGGTGCTGCTCAAGCTGGGGCTGCCGCTGACTACGCTGATTGAGGAACGCACGGTGGCAGGCCTGCCCGTGCAGATGGTAGGTGGCGGTGTGCTGATGGCGTGTCTGGCGCGGCGCATCACGGCGGCGCAGGTGCCGGAGTTAGGCCGGGGCATGGCCGACTGGTTGGAGGCCGAGAACGCGGCGGGGGAAGCGCACGTGCTGTTCCTCGACAGCGCCTTTGAGAACGACACGGCCAAGCTGAACCTGGGCAAATACCTGACGCAGCGGGCTGAGATGCTGGGGCGGAACTGGGTGGTGCGTTCGCTATGA
- a CDS encoding type III restriction-modification system endonuclease, producing the protein MKIQFESNLDYQAQAVEAVAGLFAGQDINRTEFTVSAGVRGNQPDLGLIESDLGIGNRLGLLPDEIHKNLNGIQLGNGLAPSASPLVGDYTIEMETGTGKTYVYLRTAFELHRRYGFTKFVIVVPSIAIKEGVMKSLEMTGTHFKTLYPEAKGYSFYAYDSAKLNQVRDFATSSSVRFMVATIQSLYSVQEAGEDIEGGKAGGKGKAERVIHRPHEQTGGERPIDLVRATNPVLIVDEPQSVYGDAGKGKKGGGGQGRKALSLLNPLATLRYSATPLDRTQLVFRLDAVDAYERKLVKGIEVASMQVSSGHNRPYVRVVDIKAGKARTGPTATLEIDVLRGDKVTRREVKVQDGDSLQELSGGRDLYHDMLVGEIRSGRGDTMLELKVPGDVLWLKPGEEYGGLNPTDLARAMISRTIREHLDKELLLRPRGIKVLSLFFIDRVSNYRTYSDNGEPGNGPYADLFEDEYKRAARDPRYATLFGGVDLETEAREVHNGYFSEDKKGRFKDTSGSTADDADAYNLIMRKKESLLDLRTPLKFIFSHSALREGWDNPNVFQICVLREIGTERERRQTIGRGLRLAVNQKGERVRDEGVNILTVIASESYEDFAENLQKEIEEDLQIKFGVVEEHQFATIPLVDGQGNVTPLGIEKSRELQGFLRSQGYLSSAGKVEDKLRVDLKADTVHLPEAFETVRPDILAVLKKLAGKLDIRNADETVTVQPNRAVLDDPEFRALWDRISARTTYEVEVDTEVLISECVKAVNAMPIVPRSQVQTTIVDIEVDRSGVQAKVKETHAPTTLREDDLVLPDLLGALQDRTELTRRTLSAILRDSDRLGDFKKNPQAFIELVSAAINTRKIKLLVDGIQYHKTGEAYAQTLLDGPIPTLKDILKVKKGAYDHVIYESDVEKSFAADLERNSAVKVYAKLPGWFRVPTPLGDYNPDWAILLQVEDKEKLCFVAETKSTLWTGALREKEALKIDCGRRHFAVLAADTVGGALQYEVVRSLEDVFSQSEGAS; encoded by the coding sequence ATGAAAATCCAGTTTGAATCGAATCTGGACTATCAGGCGCAGGCGGTGGAGGCAGTGGCGGGCCTGTTCGCCGGGCAGGACATCAACCGCACCGAATTCACCGTGTCGGCGGGCGTGCGCGGCAACCAGCCGGACCTGGGCCTCATCGAATCCGACCTCGGGATCGGCAACCGCCTGGGCCTGTTGCCGGACGAAATCCACAAGAACCTCAACGGGATTCAACTGGGCAACGGCCTCGCGCCGTCCGCGTCCCCGCTTGTGGGTGACTACACCATCGAGATGGAGACGGGCACCGGCAAGACCTACGTGTACCTGCGAACGGCCTTTGAGCTGCATCGGCGCTACGGCTTTACCAAGTTCGTGATCGTGGTCCCCAGCATCGCCATCAAGGAAGGCGTGATGAAGTCGCTGGAGATGACCGGAACGCACTTCAAGACGCTGTATCCGGAGGCGAAGGGCTACAGCTTTTATGCCTACGACAGCGCGAAGCTGAATCAGGTGCGCGACTTTGCCACCAGCTCCAGCGTGCGTTTCATGGTGGCGACCATCCAGAGCCTCTACAGCGTGCAGGAAGCGGGCGAGGACATTGAGGGCGGTAAGGCGGGCGGCAAAGGCAAGGCTGAACGCGTTATCCACCGTCCCCATGAGCAGACGGGCGGAGAGAGGCCCATCGACCTGGTTCGCGCGACCAACCCGGTGCTGATCGTGGACGAGCCGCAAAGCGTGTATGGCGACGCCGGGAAGGGCAAGAAGGGTGGGGGAGGACAGGGAAGAAAGGCCCTGAGCCTGCTGAACCCCCTGGCGACGTTGCGCTACAGCGCTACACCGCTCGACCGCACGCAGTTGGTTTTCCGCTTAGACGCCGTGGACGCTTATGAGCGCAAGTTGGTCAAGGGCATCGAGGTGGCGTCCATGCAGGTGAGCAGCGGCCATAACAGGCCGTATGTGCGCGTGGTGGACATCAAGGCAGGGAAGGCCCGCACGGGGCCGACGGCTACCCTGGAAATCGATGTTTTAAGGGGCGATAAGGTCACGCGCCGGGAAGTGAAGGTGCAGGACGGCGACAGCTTGCAGGAACTCTCCGGCGGCCGTGACCTGTACCACGACATGCTGGTGGGCGAGATTCGCTCCGGGCGTGGGGACACCATGCTGGAACTCAAGGTGCCGGGGGACGTGCTCTGGCTGAAGCCCGGCGAGGAATACGGCGGCCTCAACCCCACAGATCTCGCCCGCGCCATGATCAGCCGCACCATCCGCGAACACCTGGACAAGGAACTGCTGCTGCGTCCCCGGGGCATCAAGGTGCTGAGTCTGTTCTTCATCGACCGAGTGTCAAACTACCGCACCTACAGTGATAACGGCGAACCTGGTAATGGACCGTATGCCGACCTTTTTGAAGATGAGTATAAGCGGGCGGCCAGGGACCCGCGGTACGCCACACTCTTTGGAGGTGTGGACCTAGAGACAGAGGCCAGGGAGGTTCATAACGGGTACTTCAGTGAGGATAAGAAAGGGCGCTTTAAGGACACCTCCGGCAGCACGGCGGATGACGCAGACGCCTACAACCTCATCATGCGCAAGAAGGAAAGCCTGCTAGACCTGAGAACGCCACTGAAGTTCATCTTCTCCCACAGCGCCCTGCGCGAGGGCTGGGATAACCCCAACGTCTTCCAGATCTGCGTATTACGCGAGATCGGCACCGAGCGCGAGCGGCGGCAGACCATTGGGCGCGGCCTGCGCCTTGCGGTCAACCAGAAGGGCGAGCGGGTACGGGATGAGGGCGTGAACATCCTGACGGTCATCGCCAGCGAGTCCTACGAGGACTTCGCCGAGAACCTTCAGAAGGAAATCGAAGAAGACCTGCAGATTAAGTTCGGCGTGGTGGAGGAACATCAGTTCGCGACGATTCCTCTCGTCGATGGTCAAGGCAATGTGACTCCGCTGGGCATAGAGAAGTCGCGGGAATTGCAAGGTTTCCTCCGCAGTCAGGGCTACCTGAGCAGCGCGGGCAAGGTGGAAGACAAACTCCGCGTCGACCTCAAGGCGGATACGGTGCACCTTCCGGAAGCCTTCGAAACGGTGCGGCCTGACATCCTGGCCGTGCTGAAAAAGCTGGCGGGCAAGCTCGACATCCGCAACGCCGACGAAACCGTGACGGTTCAGCCCAACCGTGCCGTCCTGGACGACCCGGAGTTCAGGGCACTCTGGGACCGCATCAGCGCCCGCACCACCTACGAGGTTGAGGTGGACACAGAGGTCTTGATCTCTGAGTGCGTGAAAGCTGTTAATGCCATGCCCATCGTCCCACGCTCCCAGGTGCAAACCACCATTGTCGACATCGAAGTAGACCGTAGCGGCGTGCAGGCGAAGGTCAAGGAAACGCATGCCCCCACCACCCTGCGGGAAGATGATCTGGTCCTTCCAGATCTGCTGGGGGCCTTGCAGGACCGCACGGAACTCACCCGCCGCACCCTGAGCGCCATTCTGCGGGACTCTGACCGCTTGGGCGACTTCAAGAAGAATCCCCAGGCCTTCATCGAGCTGGTCAGCGCAGCTATCAACACCCGCAAGATCAAGCTGCTCGTTGATGGCATCCAGTACCACAAGACGGGTGAGGCGTACGCGCAGACGCTGCTGGACGGCCCCATCCCCACCCTGAAAGACATCCTGAAGGTCAAAAAGGGCGCCTACGATCACGTTATCTACGAATCGGACGTGGAAAAAAGCTTCGCGGCCGATCTGGAGAGGAACAGCGCCGTCAAGGTCTACGCCAAGCTGCCGGGCTGGTTCCGCGTGCCCACGCCCCTGGGGGACTACAACCCGGACTGGGCCATCCTGCTGCAGGTCGAGGACAAGGAGAAGCTGTGCTTCGTTGCGGAAACGAAAAGCACCCTCTGGACGGGCGCCCTGCGGGAGAAGGAAGCCCTCAAGATCGACTGCGGGAGACGGCATTTCGCGGTGCTGGCCGCCGACACGGTGGGAGGCGCCCTGCAGTATGAGGTTGTCAGGTCCCTGGAAGACGTGTTCAGCCAGAGTGAGGGCGCGTCCTAA
- a CDS encoding HNH endonuclease domain-containing protein has translation MNILAPDLRWYALFRETRTYSPGAVLLNFDRDIRDELTERGFSYADYRRTASEKEAWMYFQAHQDRVSVYPEADRYRKARERRYRCWYCGKTLDMRSFGQPDSAELEHQTPRCRQTPEVTADSNKVTSCRECNNPAKGGKGNRTLEEYRQALLEARMPHGQHLFFYGEWLKFVALSRAGRLPHGLRSLACQSFLRSGRGLAFPVSLLLADLEDVTP, from the coding sequence ATGAACATCCTGGCCCCCGACCTCCGCTGGTACGCCCTGTTCAGGGAGACGCGCACCTACTCCCCAGGAGCTGTGCTGCTGAACTTTGACCGCGATATCCGTGATGAACTCACGGAACGCGGTTTTTCTTACGCGGACTACCGCCGCACGGCTTCGGAGAAGGAGGCCTGGATGTACTTCCAGGCCCACCAGGACCGCGTCTCGGTGTACCCGGAGGCCGACCGTTACCGCAAGGCCCGGGAGCGACGCTACCGCTGCTGGTACTGCGGCAAGACCCTGGACATGCGGTCTTTCGGCCAGCCGGACAGCGCGGAACTGGAGCATCAGACGCCGCGTTGCCGGCAGACGCCGGAGGTCACCGCCGACAGCAACAAGGTCACCAGTTGCCGGGAATGCAACAACCCGGCCAAGGGCGGCAAGGGCAACCGGACCCTCGAGGAGTACCGCCAGGCGCTGCTGGAAGCCCGGATGCCTCACGGGCAACATCTGTTCTTCTATGGCGAATGGTTGAAGTTCGTCGCCTTGAGCCGCGCGGGGAGACTGCCCCACGGCCTCAGGAGCCTCGCCTGTCAATCGTTCCTTCGTTCCGGCAGGGGGCTGGCCTTTCCGGTCTCCCTGCTGCTCGCTGACCTGGAGGACGTCACCCCATGA
- a CDS encoding HelD family protein, translated as MTRHPEHPHESEVLAKTVQAIDTALKRHRGAHFESGGNNFTNRVLNSGLREDILTQLEEFGHEPYFARLDFVDTRGPQKVYFGHAHLPFSHGTVLDWRCDLYSLYLGGNARPQEYRVQATGRTHKVELLLKRRLEIRDRALLDVSDTVDYRAVQPKLPTAARPPSGQAAPPPSSVRPPDVQTDEFLIRKLKTRGDSRLQDIVATIQADQDAIIRAPLDATLLLHGVAGSGKTSIAYHRLAFLMFTEHGYKLKPQQILVIGPNRMFLGYVSDLLPSLGVGGIEQRTFADWAWARMRRRNAALPESPVFTDMVEVKLGEPRARKLDLERWWLSARVRGSLRFRQVLERHVQHLAAHPPLPTREFRSELQLDYVADDQKHYVLTPEEVAGLWAQTEEETPLAQRREQLLSLAQGQFNDWFTREIGPVEGPDEARELRRQRTLIRNHLTRSWKTIDVLEAYEDVFQAGHLSAVARGILSAAEQNALRLTRPVRVTGKSGNGPTPPLRIDLADLPGLFVLHQELYGVQPAAYRHLVVDEAQDFSPLQLQILLEACPNRSATIVGDTAQSIYAYRGIEEWDEFDALLPPAELQKHLIRQNYRSTAPIVAVGNAVQQVLRGEKALLSQAIQRSGPRPRMVALASEEQQARHLLAQIRELRQAGHPSIAVILPRTGQVAEVSAFLTRHQVEHQALTEDQEVTSGTLRGVTVLPAALSKGLEFAAVLVPFADEEHYSRASRHEGHLMYVALSRALHELRLCAVGRFTGWLDQAQQEAEVDYSHLSRPPIVWKGQKLLAQLRETRRQRVPFSEIAGEIALRVETLLRDGQFDEVLEAYAQLGQVARPTLNDLLLLLAERDEELFVRRALDFRVPEALRERLEEAMTHLGQQQCPRLWVYQKRLDLLLSGEGNPAPSPSPAAPSKTSTVTSLPPFQERSPGQSMSHAALKRQLQPRAQPLPKKVRKTILRYRSQVVAQIPVPLRALVEAGLQLNLFDDQTAAAVRTAFRKVTGRFPEELG; from the coding sequence ATGACCCGCCATCCCGAGCACCCCCACGAATCCGAGGTCCTGGCGAAAACCGTGCAGGCCATCGACACGGCCCTGAAGCGCCACCGCGGCGCCCACTTCGAGAGCGGGGGCAACAACTTCACCAACCGTGTCCTCAACAGCGGGCTGCGGGAGGACATCCTGACCCAGCTCGAGGAGTTCGGGCACGAGCCGTACTTCGCCCGGCTGGATTTCGTGGACACCCGCGGGCCGCAGAAGGTGTACTTCGGCCACGCCCACCTGCCCTTCTCTCATGGCACCGTTCTGGACTGGCGCTGCGACCTCTACAGCCTGTACCTGGGCGGGAATGCCCGCCCGCAGGAGTACCGGGTTCAGGCGACCGGCAGGACGCACAAGGTGGAACTTCTGCTCAAGCGGCGGCTGGAGATCCGGGACAGGGCCCTTCTCGATGTGTCGGACACCGTGGACTACCGGGCAGTCCAGCCGAAGCTTCCCACAGCCGCACGTCCACCAAGCGGTCAGGCTGCACCGCCCCCTTCCTCCGTCCGCCCCCCCGACGTTCAAACCGATGAGTTCCTGATCCGGAAGCTGAAGACGCGCGGGGACTCCCGGCTCCAGGACATCGTCGCCACCATTCAGGCTGATCAGGACGCCATCATCCGTGCCCCGCTCGACGCGACCCTGCTGCTGCACGGTGTGGCGGGGAGCGGCAAGACCTCGATCGCCTACCACCGGCTGGCGTTCCTGATGTTCACCGAGCACGGGTACAAGCTCAAGCCGCAGCAGATTCTGGTGATCGGCCCGAACCGTATGTTCCTGGGGTACGTGAGCGACCTGCTGCCCTCGCTGGGCGTCGGAGGCATCGAGCAGCGGACCTTCGCGGACTGGGCGTGGGCGAGGATGCGCAGGAGGAACGCGGCCCTGCCGGAGTCGCCCGTCTTCACGGACATGGTGGAGGTGAAACTGGGGGAACCCAGGGCGCGGAAGCTGGACCTGGAGCGGTGGTGGCTGAGCGCCCGCGTGAGGGGCAGCCTGAGGTTCCGCCAGGTGCTGGAGCGGCACGTTCAGCACCTGGCGGCCCACCCGCCGCTCCCGACGCGGGAGTTCAGGAGCGAACTTCAACTGGATTATGTCGCGGACGACCAGAAGCACTATGTGTTGACGCCCGAGGAGGTCGCGGGGCTCTGGGCACAAACGGAGGAAGAGACGCCGCTCGCGCAGCGCCGGGAGCAGCTGCTCTCGCTGGCCCAGGGCCAGTTCAACGATTGGTTTACCCGTGAGATCGGTCCGGTCGAGGGTCCTGACGAGGCCAGGGAGCTGCGGCGGCAGCGGACGTTGATTCGCAACCACCTGACACGCAGCTGGAAGACCATCGACGTGCTGGAAGCGTATGAGGATGTCTTTCAGGCTGGACACCTGTCCGCCGTGGCCAGGGGCATCCTCAGTGCAGCGGAGCAGAACGCCCTGCGCCTGACACGACCTGTCAGAGTGACTGGGAAGAGCGGCAACGGTCCCACTCCGCCCCTGAGAATCGATCTCGCCGACCTGCCCGGCCTGTTCGTGTTGCATCAGGAGCTCTACGGTGTGCAGCCCGCTGCCTACCGCCACCTGGTGGTGGACGAGGCGCAGGACTTCTCGCCGCTCCAGCTGCAGATCCTGTTGGAGGCCTGCCCGAACCGCTCCGCCACCATCGTGGGAGACACTGCACAGAGCATCTACGCCTACCGGGGCATCGAGGAGTGGGACGAGTTCGACGCCCTGCTGCCTCCCGCCGAGCTCCAGAAGCACCTGATCCGCCAGAACTACCGCAGCACCGCGCCTATCGTGGCCGTCGGCAACGCCGTTCAGCAGGTCCTGCGCGGCGAGAAGGCGCTGCTTTCCCAGGCCATTCAACGTTCCGGTCCCCGCCCCCGGATGGTGGCCCTGGCGTCTGAGGAGCAGCAGGCACGCCATCTGCTGGCCCAGATCAGAGAACTGCGGCAAGCGGGTCACCCCAGCATCGCGGTCATCCTGCCGAGAACGGGTCAGGTGGCCGAGGTCAGTGCCTTCCTCACCCGCCACCAGGTGGAGCACCAGGCCCTGACCGAGGACCAGGAGGTGACGTCCGGGACACTCCGCGGCGTGACTGTCCTGCCCGCGGCGCTCTCCAAGGGGCTGGAGTTTGCGGCGGTGCTGGTGCCGTTCGCCGACGAGGAGCATTACAGCCGGGCCAGCCGTCACGAGGGCCATCTGATGTACGTGGCCCTCTCGCGGGCGCTGCACGAACTGCGTCTCTGCGCGGTGGGGCGCTTCACCGGGTGGCTGGATCAGGCACAGCAGGAAGCTGAGGTGGACTACAGCCACCTATCCCGCCCTCCGATCGTCTGGAAAGGCCAGAAGCTTCTGGCCCAGTTGCGCGAGACGCGCCGGCAGCGGGTCCCCTTTTCTGAAATAGCAGGAGAGATCGCCCTGCGGGTAGAAACCCTCCTTCGCGACGGTCAGTTTGATGAGGTGCTTGAGGCCTACGCGCAGCTGGGCCAGGTCGCTCGGCCCACGTTGAATGATCTGCTGCTGCTCCTGGCGGAGCGCGACGAGGAACTGTTCGTGCGGCGCGCCCTCGACTTCCGGGTGCCCGAGGCCCTGCGGGAGAGGCTGGAAGAGGCCATGACCCATTTGGGGCAGCAACAGTGTCCGCGCCTCTGGGTGTACCAGAAGCGGCTGGACCTCCTCCTGTCCGGAGAGGGAAACCCTGCTCCTTCTCCCTCTCCTGCGGCACCCTCAAAGACCAGCACAGTCACGTCCCTGCCTCCCTTCCAAGAACGGTCACCAGGGCAGTCGATGAGTCACGCCGCGTTGAAGCGGCAGCTTCAACCGAGGGCGCAGCCATTGCCGAAAAAGGTCAGAAAGACGATCCTCCGCTACCGGTCCCAGGTGGTGGCCCAGATCCCGGTCCCTCTCCGCGCCCTGGTGGAGGCAGGGTTGCAACTCAACCTGTTTGATGACCAGACAGCAGCGGCGGTGCGGACGGCATTCCGAAAGGTTACCGGACGCTTCCCTGAGGAGCTGGGTTAA
- a CDS encoding HAD-IA family hydrolase produces MSNTVKALLFDLDDTLVASAHLERQRRSRDRAGLEAALPDLRAPEGLPEALGSLAGHCALGIVTTAPGWYARAVLAHLYPGVRWGALVTYGDVRERKPHPEGLLLALGQLGVASPAEAAYVGDQDHDLEAARRAGMHPVRATWCGGLARAQDERVLRHPNELRTLIPQRSQPAETNVHTQRLLAYSRLPGVGRKTLLELLPDLAAGREPRHRRLGAALAQGGAWEQAAQAAEDILASCAAHGIQLLSPLDPRYPADLHGMRGEQPALLYVRGRLPHGPAITVIGTREPTRHGVEITRRISKHFASRGHSVVSGLALGVDAAAHQAALDAGGHTVAVLAHGLHTVVPRQHHLLAEQILARDGALVSEYPPGVEVRPPFFVERDRIQAGLSGGTVLIQTDLQGGSWHACRATLRYGRPLAYPVPTAADVEAGAPKITGLQLLERGTDEERRMQLGCGPDALKKIMRLTGRQDYPGLERQMEGEEARDGAPLFTL; encoded by the coding sequence ATGTCCAACACCGTGAAGGCCCTGCTGTTCGACCTCGACGATACGCTGGTCGCCTCCGCCCACCTGGAGCGGCAGCGGCGCAGCCGTGACCGCGCTGGCCTGGAAGCAGCCCTCCCAGACCTGCGGGCCCCGGAGGGGTTGCCGGAGGCGCTCGGCTCACTCGCGGGGCACTGCGCGCTCGGGATCGTCACGACGGCCCCGGGCTGGTACGCCCGCGCTGTCCTTGCTCACCTGTACCCCGGGGTGCGCTGGGGCGCGCTGGTCACCTACGGCGATGTCCGCGAGCGCAAGCCTCACCCGGAGGGGCTGCTGCTGGCCCTGGGGCAGCTCGGCGTGGCGTCCCCGGCCGAGGCGGCGTACGTGGGTGACCAGGACCATGACCTGGAGGCGGCCCGGCGGGCAGGCATGCACCCGGTGCGCGCCACCTGGTGCGGCGGCCTGGCCCGGGCGCAGGACGAGCGGGTGCTGCGGCACCCGAACGAGCTGCGGACGCTGATTCCACAAAGGTCACAACCGGCGGAAACCAACGTCCACACGCAGAGGCTGCTGGCCTACAGCCGCCTTCCCGGTGTGGGGCGCAAGACGCTCCTCGAGCTGCTGCCCGATCTGGCGGCGGGGCGAGAGCCGCGCCACCGGCGGCTCGGCGCGGCCCTCGCGCAGGGCGGCGCCTGGGAACAGGCCGCGCAGGCGGCGGAGGACATACTGGCCTCCTGTGCCGCCCACGGCATACAGCTCCTGAGCCCGCTCGACCCCCGCTACCCGGCCGACCTGCACGGCATGCGGGGGGAACAGCCGGCCCTGCTGTATGTGCGTGGGCGGCTTCCCCATGGGCCCGCGATCACGGTGATCGGCACCCGGGAACCCACCCGGCATGGCGTGGAGATCACCCGGCGCATCAGCAAGCACTTCGCGTCGCGGGGTCACAGTGTGGTTAGCGGGCTGGCGCTGGGTGTCGACGCCGCCGCCCACCAGGCCGCCCTCGACGCCGGGGGCCACACGGTGGCGGTGCTGGCGCACGGCCTGCACACCGTTGTTCCCCGGCAGCATCACCTGCTTGCCGAACAGATTCTTGCCCGGGATGGTGCGCTGGTTTCCGAATACCCACCTGGCGTGGAGGTCCGGCCCCCCTTCTTCGTGGAGCGTGACCGCATCCAGGCCGGGCTGTCAGGAGGCACGGTCCTGATCCAGACCGACCTGCAGGGGGGAAGTTGGCACGCCTGTCGGGCGACGCTGCGCTACGGGCGCCCACTCGCCTACCCGGTGCCCACCGCCGCCGACGTCGAAGCCGGGGCGCCAAAGATCACGGGCCTCCAGCTGCTTGAGCGCGGCACAGACGAGGAGCGCCGCATGCAGCTTGGGTGCGGACCAGACGCGCTGAAGAAGATCATGCGCTTGACTGGAAGGCAGGACTACCCCGGGCTGGAACGCCAGATGGAGGGCGAGGAGGCCAGGGACGGGGCTCCCCTGTTCACCTTATGA
- a CDS encoding helix-turn-helix domain-containing protein, with translation MSEKNEVYTLGEVASRLKISTETLRRRIAAGELSAVTLNAGERKHHRITSSQLQAWLGPDVCASLFPGRSE, from the coding sequence ATGTCTGAGAAGAATGAGGTCTACACCCTCGGAGAGGTGGCGAGCCGCCTGAAAATCAGCACCGAGACCTTGCGCCGCAGGATCGCTGCGGGTGAACTCTCGGCGGTCACGCTGAACGCGGGCGAGCGCAAGCACCACCGCATCACCAGCAGTCAGCTGCAGGCGTGGCTGGGTCCGGACGTCTGCGCGTCCCTGTTCCCCGGGAGGAGCGAGTGA